Within the Thermanaeromonas toyohensis ToBE genome, the region AGTAGCTGGGGCACTGGCTTTGTTAGCCAAGATAGCTTCGTAACGGGCACCATAAAGGGCAGGCCGGATGTTATCAGCCATACCACCATCTACAGCCACATATTTCCGCACCCCAGGTATGTTTTTAATGGAACCCACAGTGTAAGCTGTACTGCCCGCCGGCCCTATAATCGACCTCCCCGGTTCCACGATGACCTTAGGAAGCTTTAGCCCCCTCTTTTCCGCCTCGTCATAAACAGCCGCCATTATAACTTCGGCAAAGACTTCAATAGGCTGGGGATCGTCCTCTTCCACATAGGCGATGCCGAAGCCGCCTCCTAAATCTAGCTCTTCAGTAACGAGCCCCATAACTTTTAGTATTTCTTCCACAAAATCCATCATTACTTCTGCAGCATAACGATAGGGTTCGACTTGGAAAATCTGCGAACCTATATGACAATGGAGCCCTTTATATTCTATCCCAGGAAGCCCCTGGGCTTTTTTCACGGCTTCCAAAGCTTGGCCGCCAGGCAAAGTAAAACCGAACTTAGAGTCTATCTGGCCGGTACGAATGTATTCGTGGGTATGGGCCTCTATCCCCGGGGTGACTCGCAAAAGGATGGGTACCCTTTGCCCCCTCTCCACCGCCAGGCGGCTTAAGGTTTCCAGTTCCAGGAAGTTATCCACCACCACCCGGCCGACCCCAACCTCCAGGGCCAAAAGGAGCTCTTCCTTGCTTTTATTGTTACCGTGGAAGTAAATACGGGCAGGGGGAAACCCAGCCTTAAGGGCTGTATATAGTTCGCCACCGGATACGACATCTAGCCCCAACCCCTCCTGGGCTATTATGCGGCACATGGCGGTGGTTAAAAAAGCCTTACCCGCATAAATTACTTCTGCGTTTCCATACTTTTGGACAAAGGCTCGCGTAAACTTGCGACAGTTGGCCCGGATAAGATCCTCATCGAAAATGTACAAGGGAGTTCCAAACTCCCGGGCTAAATCTACCACATCGCAGCCCCCGATCTCGAGATGGCCCCGTTCATTGATGCGCATAGTGCCGCGCAACTGCATCCTCCAGTTCTCCTTTCCCAAGTATATCTACATTTTAACCCACCGGGGGACTTCTGTCCAGAAAGGAAGGTATATAGCGACCTCAAAACCGAACCATATGGGCACCTGTCCGAAAGCTACATTACATTAGGTTCTCTTTGGCAGGAAACTACCTTATATCGTCGAAATTTATGGGAACAGTATTGGTCGGAAGGAGGTTTCCGAGTGGGAGAACCCCATCTAGACTTAAGAATAGCCCCTTGTGAAGTAGAACCGGTTACCGAAGTATTAAAGGAAGGTAATATTTTCCTGGTCTCCCTACCTACAGGCGAGATTACCGGCCGGAGCCTAGGCTCCTTAGGCCTCTACCATGCCGATACTAGATACCTGGATTGCTTAGAGCTCTATCTTCAAGGGCTAAAACCAATTTATCTTTCTTCCGCCATCCGGGACAGCCACTTTGCTCAAATAGAGCTTACTAACCCGGAATTTACCTTACCTTCAGGACAGCTGGTGCCCCTTCAGACTATACATCTGCGGCTCCTTAGGCTTATAAAGGATGCTTTTTACCAGCGCTTACGCCTTATAAATTTTAATTCCTTCCCCTTAAGCCTTACTCTAGATATGATCTTCGGTGCCGACTACCGGGACATTTTCGAGGTCCGGGGAACAGTAAGGGAGCGCCGGGGTGAGCTCTTGAGCCCTGAAATCAAGCGTTGGGGGATTAAGCTGTCTTACCGGGGGCTCGATGGTCAAGTGCGCACTACAGCCATCTCCCTGGATCCAGCTCCTAACGAAATAAAAGCGGAACCCGGGCGGGCACGAGTACGTTATATCTTAAATCTTCCCCCCCAAAAGAAAATCTACCTCCATCTGCGCATTGACCTGGACAGCGAAATCATGGAGAACCCCGACCTTATAAGTACTGGTTTTTCAGCCGCCACCATCATGCTGGCCGGCCGTTATCATCAGTGGGAACGGGAATGTACCCAAGTTTATACGGATAATACTACCTTAAACAATATGCTACAAACTGCTGTAACGGACCTAGCGGCCCTCCAGACCGACTACCCGGGTGAGGGACGAATCTTAGACGCAGGGATCCCATGGTATGCGGCCCCCTTCGGCCGGGATTCCCTCATTACTTCCTGGCAAACCTTGATCCTTAACCCAAATATAGCCAAAAATACCCTTCGCTTTTTGGCCCGTTACCAGGGAAGGCGCCTCGACCGGTGGCGTGAAGAAAGGCCAGGCAAGATATTTCACGAGCTGCGGCGGGGAGAGATGACCAGGTGCGGTGAGGTTCCCCATAGCCCCTACTATGGCTCCATTGATTCCACCCTCTGGTTCATTATCCTTTTAGGAGCCACCTACCGGTGGACCCTGGATAAAGAACTGCTAGAGGAAATGACCGAGCCCTTACGCCGTTGCCTTTACTGGTGCACCTGGTATGGGGACTTAGATAGTGATGGATATTTAGAATACTTACGGGAATCCCCGGCCGGGCTTACCAACCAGGGGTGGAAGGACTCCTGGAATGCAGTGGTAGACCGTGAAGGAAACATCCCGCCCGGGCCTATCGCCTTGGTGGAAGTGCAAGCCTATTATTACCTAGCCCTACATGAGGCAGCCTTCCTCCTTAAGCAGGTAGGAGATGGTATAACAGCAGCTAGCCTCATCCGGCGGGCTACTAAATTAAGGGAGAAGTTTATCCGTGATTTTTGGGTAGAGGACGAAGGATATCTCATCTTTGCCCTGGATGGCCATAAAAAGCCCATTACCACTTTAGTCTCCAATGGAGGGCACTCTTTATTTACCGGAATTTTATCTCCCGAGCAGGCCCGGCGCGTGGCCCAGCGGCTTTTGGCCGAAGATTTCTACTCCGGTTGGGGCATCCGGACTATGAGCAAGAAGGAAAAGGCCTACAATCCCATGAGCTACCATAACGGGTCCGTATGGCCGCATGATAATGCCATTATAGCTTTTGGAATGAGGCGGTATAATTGCTTGAATGAGCTTAAAAAATTGGCCTCCGGGCTTTTCGAGGCCAGTTCCTTCTTTTCTTATAATCGCTGGCCAGAGCTCTTCTGCGGCTTTACCCGTAGAGGTTTAACTGGGCCTGTCCGCTACCCCATCGCCTGCGATCCCCAGGCCTGGGCCGTGGGTAGCCTTTTTTCTTTTTTACAAAGTTTACTAGGTTTAGATTGCCGGGATAACACCATATATATTAACCGGCCACTTCTCTTACCAGGAGCCAAAAAGCTAGAGGTGCGGAATCTGCTGGTAGGACAGAGCCGCATCGATCTGGCCTTTGAGGAGAAGGAAGGGCAAGTGTTCTGCCATGTCTTAAGAAAGGAGGGCAATGTGAGGGTCATTATCGAGGCTTGAAAGGCGGGTCCTGCCTTTCCTTGACTTTCATTGTGCTCCTGGATTATAATAAAAGTGTTAACTTATTCCATTAAGGGGGAGGAATAGGATATGCGTATTGCCATGGTACACTGGGCCTTCCCCCCCATAATCGGCGGGGTGGAGTCGCATCTGGCCCTCCTTTGCCCACGGTTGGTACAGCTAGGTCATACGGTTAGCTTGCTTACGGCCACCGCTCCCGGGGCCCCGGACCAGGAAACCTGGCGAGGAGTGGCTATCCGGCGCTCTCCTCTGCTAGACCTTAATTCCTTAAACCCTGAAATTATTGAAAGCAAGGCACAAGAGATCCGGCAACTGCTGGAAGGGTTCCTCTTGGATTTCCGGCCAGATGTAGTCCATGCCCATAATATGCATTACTTTAGTTATATCCACGCTAAAGCCCTCCAGGAGATCTGCCAGCGCCATGGTTGGCCTTTGATTCTCACCGCCCATAATGTATGGGAAGATGAATTGTGGCAGAAGATGAATACTTTAGCCCGCGGGTGGGATAGAATAATTGCAGTTAGCCACTACATACGCCAGGAGCTAATGGTAAACGGATATCCCCCGGACCGTATACATGTAGTGCACCATGGTATTGACACGCAAATATTCCATCCCCCCACTGCTTTAGAAGTACAAAAGACCCTACAAACCTACCCAAGTTTACGCGGCCGGCGCGTAATATTCCACCCAGCCCGTATGAGTAAGGCTAAAGGTTGCGATCTAAGCATCCGCGCCCTCGACCTCGTCCGTCGAGAAGTACCGGAAGTTTTATTGGTCTTGGCCGGAACGACGAATACAGTAGACTGGGGTCAGCAACAACCAGCCGAAGTAGCCTACATGTATGAGCTCATAGAGGAGCTGGGTCTTAAAGATCACGTTTTTATCCGTTTCTTCCCCTGGGCAGAGATGCCCGAAATTTATAGAGCAGCCGAAGTATGTCTTTACCCCTCTATATTCCAGGAACCCTTCGGTCTGGTTATGTTAGAAGCCATGGCTACCGCTAAACCCATCATTGTGAGCCGGGCGGGAGGTATGCCCGAGATCGTGCGGCCTGGGTTTAACGGTTTCCTGGTAAGCATAGGCAACTACCAGGAACTGGCGCGGTATATTGTTTTCCTCCTGCGTAATCCTAGCATTGCTGTAACCCTCGGACATAACGGCCGCCGCCAAGTGGAGCAGCACTTTACAGTGGATATTATGACTCGAGCCACCCTGGAGGTTTACCAGGAAGCATTGTCCTGCTTCAAGCAGGCTAGCAACTGGTAAAAATAGAGGGGGGCTTACGTTTATGCTTAAGGAACCGAAGATAGTCCTGGTGTCTAACCGGGGTTCGTATACCCTTAAAGAAGGTGAAGGTAATATTGAAGCCGTACCCGCTATAAGCGGGTTGGTTTCGGCTGTAGAGCCCGTCCTTAAAGAAAAAGGAGGGGTTTGGGTGGCCTGGGGCGGCCGGGAAGTAGCCGCCCCGGAGACCCCAGGAGTTAGACTCATGGTGCCGCTGGAGAAGCCAGCTTACCTCTTTTGTGAAGTACCCCTTACTGGAGATGAAATCCGGCGGTATTACCACGGATTTACTAATGGCGCCCTGTGGCCTTTATGCCATTATTTCTTAGAAAAATGCCGCTATAGCACCTCAGAATGGTCAGCCTACCGCCAAGTTAACTTAAAGTTTGCTTTAGCCGCCTTAGCTGAGGCTGGGCCGCAAGATATCGTGTGGGTAAATGATTACCACCTCGCCCTGGTACCAGCTATTATCCGGCGCCATAAGCCAGGGCTCAAACAAGCTTTCTTCTGGCATATCCCTTTTCCCCATTATGATCTCTTTGCTACCCTGCCTTGGGCCCGAGCCATACTCCGTGGCCTTCTAGGAAGCGATATAATCGGTTTCCACCTCCCAGATTACAGTTATAATTTTCTGCATGCCGTAAATAAATTGCTGGAGGTGCCCGTGGATTATAATACCTTCACTATAAGGTGGCAAGGACGTAAAATCGTTGCCCCAGCCTGGCCCATGGGCATCGACTACGAAGCCTTCCAGAAGCTGGCTTGCGACCCCAAAATCCGTCAGCAAGCAGAAGAGCTACGCCGCCAGATCGGCACAGAACGCATAGCCCTGGCGGTAGAAAGGCTGGATTACACTAAGGGGATCTTAGAACGGTTGTTAGCCTTCGAGCGCTTCCTGGAGGAAGCTCCTGAATGGCGGGGCCGGGTATCTCTCCTGCAGATCGCTGTACCCAGCCGCACCGCTGTACCAGCTTACCAACAGCTGCGTAGCCAGGTAGAGGAGGCGGTGGGGCGTATAAACGGCCGGTTTAGCGAGGGCCATTACCGCCCGGTGCATTATTTCTGGCGAGGAGTACCTCGCCAAGAGCTGGTGGCCTATTACTTAGCTGCTGATCTTATGATGGTGACTCCTTTAAGGGACGGGTTAAACCTGGTAGCCAAAGAATACGTCGCCAGCCGGGTGGATGGTACAGGGGTTCTGGTTTTAAGCCGTTTTGCAGGAGCAGCCCGGGATCTTAAAGAGGCGGTGATAATTAATCCCTACGATATTGAGGGAACAGTAATAGCCCTAAAGGCCGCTCTGGCCATGCCTGTATCCCAGCAAAAACAGCGTTTGAAAAAACTACAAGAGCAGGTTCGGCGCTTTGACGTGCGTTGGTGGCTAGGTAATTTCCAGCGGGCCCTCCAGGAACGCGAGGTAAAGGAAGAAGATGCAGTGCGTCGACATTTGCGCGTTAGCAACTTTAGTGCGCTCCCATCCACAAGTTTTGTTGATGCTTGATTACGATGGGACCCTGGTGCCCCTGGCTCCTAGGCCGGAAGAAGCCCGGCCATCTCCAAGGCTCCTTAAGCTTTTGAGCTGCTTAAGCCAAGATTTAAAGCGACATGTAGCCGTAGTAAGTGGGCGTAGGGTGGAGGAGCTGGCCGACCTCCTTCCCTTGCCTTACCTTTTTCTTGCCGGGTTGCACGGCCGCGAAGTCCTGCATCCTGCGCAAGACTCTCGGGGGTCCCGCTTAAGGCTTAAATTGGGTCCCCCGGGTCCTCCCCCTGGCGTATGGGAAGAGATCCAGGCCCATGCTGAAAGGTTGGCTACTCAGGTTTCCGGCTGCTGGGTAGAAGATAAAAAAGAAGCTATAGCCCTGCATTTCCGCGAGGCTGACCCTAAAAAAGCTGCGCAAATAGTGGCCACCTTTATCCGGTTTACGCAACCCCTGGTGGAAGCTCATCAGCTAGAGTACCTAAAGGGAAACAAAGTAATAGAAGTGCGTATCAAGGGAATCCATAAAGGTATAGCGGTAGAATATTTTTTAAAGCTTTTTCCCCACGCTTTCCCTATCTTTTTGGGTGACGATTTGACTGACGAGGATGCCTTTCGCATGTTGAAGGGGCGCGGTTTGTCCGTGCTTGTAGGAGAGCCGCGTCCTACCCTGGCTACCTATAATCTACCTACACCGGCCAAGGTAGAAGATTTCCTGGAAAGACTGATAAGGGGGTAGGGAAGATGCTTCCCATCCGTAAAGCGGTTATCCCGGCCGCTGGCTGGGGTACTCGTTTTCTACCAGCCACCAAAGCCCAGCCTAAGGAGATGCTGCCCATTGTTGATAAACCTGCTATCCAATATATCGTGGAGGAAGCGGTACGTTCGGGAGTCAACTCCCTTTTAATTATCACCGGTAAACATAAACGGGCTATTGAAGACCATTTTGACCAATCCTTGGAGCTATCTGCCCTCCTGCGGGAGAAAAATAATCTTGAGCTATTACAGGTAGTAGAGGAAGTAGCCAGTCTAGCCGATATCCATTATATCAGGCAAAAGGAACAACTGGGTCTGGGGCACGCGGTACATTGTGCCCGCCAATTCGTGGGGGAAGAGCCCTTCGCCGTGCTCCTAGGGGACGATATAATTGTAAACGATATCCCGTGCTTAAAGCAGATGATAGAAGCCTATAAGGAAGTAGGGCAAGCTATCGTGGCCGTTCAAGAAGTGCCTCTAGATGAGGTGAAGCGTTATGGCATAGTGGAACCGGCTGGAGCTACTGAAAATGGCCTCTTCCAGGTCAAGGGTCTGGTAGAAAAACCCGATCCCCAACATGCGCCCTCCAATCTGGCCGTTATTGGGCGTTATATACTTCTTCCCGAGATATTCCCCATCCTGGCTGACCTTCCTCCCGGTGCTGGAGGAGAGATCCAACTAACCGATGCCTTAAATATCCTAGCTCGCGAGGGCCGCGTGTACGCCTACCGCTTCGCTGGGCGTCGTTATGATGTGGGTGACAAACTAGGCTTCTTACAGGCTACCGTGGAATTTGCCTTAGAGCGGCCGGATTTAGCTGTTCCCTTCCGGAATTACTTGCTTAATCTTTTAGCTGCCCAGCTCGAAATACCAGAGGCGGCTGCCAGCCGAGATGGTTAACCCTAGCTTAAGCGATTCTTCATCCTCTTTATCTCGGATAAAGTTTTCCTTGTAACTAGGTACTCGAAAGATACCCAGTTAATCTTTATCTTGAACACGGTCTTGAAGTCTTGCTTCTCGGCTCGCCCGCTCTTCTAAGGTCTCCCTGTCCTGCCAGGGCCAAGGTTTATAAGCTGGGGCGGGTTGCCGATCCTCATCCAAGGGCTTAAGGGCAGGAGGGCGCAAGTTTTGCAAGGGCACCGGGGAGCGTAACAAAATAGATTTCAGCGAGCGCCAGTCCCAGGGGATAAGGGGCCAAAGGTAGGGTACGCCGAAGGATTTGGTGGTGGCCAAAAGTAAAAAAGTTCCAAGCAAGATAGCCACCAGGCCAGGTAATCCCCAAAAACCCACGGCCAGAAGGGCTACCACCCGCACCAGTGTGTTGGCCATGCCTAATTCATAACTGGGGGTAGCGAATATACCTATGGCGGCCACAGCCATATAAAGGATAATCTCAGGATTAAAAAGGCCTACCGCAATGGCCACTTCGCCTATAAGTATAGTGGCTATAAGACCCAAGGCAGTGGCTAGGGCTGTAGGTGTATGGATAGCGGCCATACGTAAAAGGTCTATACCCCCTTCGGCCAGGAGAAACTGCCACATAAGGGGAATGGCCGCTATTTTCTTCGGTCCTAACCACTCCAGGCCTGGAGGGATAAGGCCTCGGTTTAAGGCTAAAAGTAGCCATACAGGAGGAAGGAGGACGGAAACTACCACTCCTAGGAAGCGTATCCAGCGTAAAAAAGCCCCTACCAAGGGGACCTGCCTGTATTCCTCGGCATGCTGGAGGTGGTGGAAAAAAGTAGCAGGTATGATCATAACACTGGGGGAAGTGTCCACCATAACCAGCACGTGGCCTTCCAGCAGGTGTACAGCAGCCACGTCTGGCCTTTCTGTATAGCGTACCCGGGGGAAAGGATTCCACCAATTTCCTGGAGTAATAAGTTCTTCTACTGATTTTTCCGCCATGGGCAGGCCGTCTATCTTGATGGCCTTAATTCTTCTCTTTACCTCCTCCACCAGCCGGGGATGGGCTATATCCTTAATATAGACCACTGCAATATCGGTCTTAGAACGGCTACCGGCTTGCAGGATCTCGATCCTTAAACGGGGATCCCGAATCCGACGGCGAAGGAGGTTGGTGTTATAAAGTAGGGTTTCTACAAAGCCGTCCCGGGATCCCCTCACCACCCGTTCAAGATCAGGCTCTTCGGGATTGCGAGCCGGGTAACGCCGGGCGTCTATTATGATTACTTGTTCAAAGCCATCTACCACCAGGGCTAGTCCTCCAGCCAGGACCTTATCTACCACCTGGTGTAAATCCTCTAAGGTGTCGACTTCTATGTAATTAATGTATTGTTGTAGGGTTTTCTTAAAGGGAGAGGGAGCCAGATCCTCCCTCTCTAATTCTGAAAGGCGCCGGAGTATGTACAACATAATATCATCCTTGATGAAACCGTCAATGTAAAATAGGCTGGCCCGGCGGCCAGCAAATATAATATCCCGACGGATAACATCAAAGCTTTCTTTAACTCCTAGCTCCCTGTTCAGCCAATTTATATTAGCTTCCAGTTGTTTTGCTACTTTTACTTCTTCGCCAGTGACGGCCATAAAATTATCCTCCTTGATCAAGCAGGCGTATTTAACCTCGCGGGTTAAAAATAATGGCCATCAGGTATCCAAATAGTATGGCAGCCGTTAAGCCCACCGCCGTCATCTGTAGACCCCCAGAAAAAGCGCCTAAGAGACCCTTAGTTTTAACCGCGCCTAGAGCTCCCTGGGCTAGAAGATGGCCAAAACCACTTAAAGGGATGGTAGCCCCTGCCCCGCCGATTTGCACCAGGGGCTGGTACAATCCCAAGGCGCTTAAAACAGCTCCTCCGGTGACAAAACCGACTAGCACATGGGCGGGGGTGACTTTGTAGGGAGTTAAGTCCATGATAAGCTGGCCTATCAAGCAGATGACTCCGCCCACTAAGAAGGCTAGAATTACGCTCAATTTAGCTTCCCCTTTCTTCCTGGTTTCCTCTCTATTTTCCCATTTCTTACAAGAGAACTTGCCACAGTGATGGCTTGTTCTCTTTTACCTTTCACTATTTCTCTAATTCCTATATCTTCTCTATTACTACAGCATGCCCAATGCTGGGGATAGATTCTCCCTGATAAGTAGAGGTAGGGCTTAAAAGGGCGCCGGTCCCTATTCCCAATATGCGCTTGTATGTGCCGTCATTAAGTTTCCCCATAAGATGGCCGGCGAAGACTACCGCCGAGCAGGCGCACCCGCTTCCCCCGGCATAGGTACCCTGCCGTTCAGAATCATAAATTAAAAGGCCACAGTCGGTATATTTGTCCCCTAGATCGTAGCCGTTCTGCGCCGCAAGTTTTAAAGCTAACTCCCGGCCTACCCGACCTAGGTCGCCAGTTATGATTAAATCATAATCAGTAGGGCTCCGGCCCGTATCCTGGAAGTGGCGTACAAGCGTATCCACGGCCGCCGGAGCCATGGCCGATCCCATATCGTTGGGATCTTTCACGCCCATATCTAAAACCCGTCCTATGGTGGCATGGGTGATACGCGGCCCGTTACCCGCCGGTGCAAGTAATACCGCGCCGGCTCCAGTAACCGTCCACTGGGCAGTAGGAGGTCTCTGGACGCCCTGTTCCGTAGGATAGCGATATTGGCGCTCGGCGGTGTCGTAATGGCTACTACAAGCTGCCACTACATGGGTAGCAAACCCGCCATCGATAAGGATGCTAGCCAGGGCCATGCCCTCGTACATGGTAGAGCAGGCACCGTACAGGCCGAGGAAGGGGATACCTAAGTTACGGGCAGTATAATTTGCGGAAATGGTCTGATTTAAAAGGTCACCAGCCAAAAGGTAATCTATGTCCTGCCATTGTAATTGGGCCTTGGCGATCACCATCTTAACGGCCTCTTCCAGCATCTTACGCTCGGCCTTCTCCCAGCTTTCTTCACCGAAGTAAGTATCGGTTATAACCATATCAAAGGTATTCCCCAAAGGGCCCTCCCCTTCTTTAGGTCCTACCACCGAGGCCGTAGCCACTATTACTGGTGGATTCGCAAACTGGATTGTGTGCTTACCTACTCTTTTGGTAGTTGAACTCAATAATTTTTCACCTCCGCCTCCCAAAAATAAACCCTGGCTATATTATCCGCCAGGGTCTGCAAAATTTATACACAAATTTGGCCCGCTCTCTAGTACAACCTACTAAGGGTTTCCTCACTCATTCCAAAGGAATGTTCCTCAGCCGGAAATACTCCCTCTGCTACCTCGCGAGCATAAGTGTTAAGCGCATCCAGGATCTGGGGTGCTAAATCTGCATATTTCTTTACAAATTTAGGTGTAAATCGTTTAAACATGCCAAGCATGTCGTGAATAACCAGCACTTGTCCATCGCAGTGGGGACCTGCACCAATACCAATAGTCGGGATACTTATCTTTTCAGTAATGATTTTAGCCAGCGAAGAGGGTATACACTCTAACACTATTGCGAAGGCACCCGCAGCCTCCAAGGCCTGGGCTTCTTCGATCAGTCTTTTGGCGGCCTCTAAATCCTTCCCTTGTACCTTGAAACCTCCCAATTGAGTAGCCGTCTGGGGTGTAAGCCCAATATGAGCCATAACCGGAATGCCCGCCTTCACTAAAGCTTCCACCGTTTGCACCACATTTAGACCACCTTCTAATTTAACCGCATCCGCCCCGCCTTCTTTCAATATCCGATTAGCATTATGGATGGCACTTTCGATGCTTGCGTTATACGAACCAAAAGGCATATCCCCTACTATAAAGGTGTTACGTGCAGCCCTTACTACCGGTTTAATGTGATGTAACATTTCCTCCATGGTAACCGGTACAGTTCCCTCGTATCCCAGGACCACCATCCCTAGAGAATCCCCCACCAATATCATCTCTATATCGGTTTCGTCCACCAATGATGCCATCATGTAATCATAAGAGGTTACCATACGAATTTTTTTCCCTTCTCGCTTCATGTCCCACAGTTGGGGAATCGTGGGTTTTTTCTTCGGCATGTTTCATAAATACCTCCTCTAAGGGGATTTTTTAATGAGTATAAGTAGCTTCTAAAGCCTTTATTAAAAGCAGCAATGTTTCGTTATAAGGAGTAGGAAT harbors:
- the spoVAD gene encoding stage V sporulation protein AD, with protein sequence MSSTTKRVGKHTIQFANPPVIVATASVVGPKEGEGPLGNTFDMVITDTYFGEESWEKAERKMLEEAVKMVIAKAQLQWQDIDYLLAGDLLNQTISANYTARNLGIPFLGLYGACSTMYEGMALASILIDGGFATHVVAACSSHYDTAERQYRYPTEQGVQRPPTAQWTVTGAGAVLLAPAGNGPRITHATIGRVLDMGVKDPNDMGSAMAPAAVDTLVRHFQDTGRSPTDYDLIITGDLGRVGRELALKLAAQNGYDLGDKYTDCGLLIYDSERQGTYAGGSGCACSAVVFAGHLMGKLNDGTYKRILGIGTGALLSPTSTYQGESIPSIGHAVVIEKI
- the panB gene encoding 3-methyl-2-oxobutanoate hydroxymethyltransferase; translation: MPKKKPTIPQLWDMKREGKKIRMVTSYDYMMASLVDETDIEMILVGDSLGMVVLGYEGTVPVTMEEMLHHIKPVVRAARNTFIVGDMPFGSYNASIESAIHNANRILKEGGADAVKLEGGLNVVQTVEALVKAGIPVMAHIGLTPQTATQLGGFKVQGKDLEAAKRLIEEAQALEAAGAFAIVLECIPSSLAKIITEKISIPTIGIGAGPHCDGQVLVIHDMLGMFKRFTPKFVKKYADLAPQILDALNTYAREVAEGVFPAEEHSFGMSEETLSRLY